In one window of Hymenobacter nivis DNA:
- a CDS encoding alpha/beta fold hydrolase, producing the protein MHRFHLRTLVQIFAFVIALTELASTPAAAQKARAKGAGGPALLTGEVAFRTSDSVRLFVKVSGRGVPCVFVHGGPGAGSYAFEQLAGRALEGQLQMIYLDQRGSGRSASAPGHNYRLARQVQDLEELRIRLGLKQWVLLAHSFGGVIATAYAQRYPARVQALILANAVLNPSASLASMVHYGDSLLPAAARPQLPAGAPLPQQLGLVMQALGQQNLLYQLQYAADTTAARAGRVARQVPGNQDFAAHVFDFPEYGQDYAPATAALAMPVLVLAGHDDYTAGPRHYRSFRFPRQQVVVLPGRHNSLIEQPAATQRAVRTFAAALPVR; encoded by the coding sequence ATGCACCGCTTTCACCTACGCACTCTCGTTCAGATTTTTGCCTTCGTCATCGCCTTGACCGAGCTCGCCAGCACGCCGGCAGCGGCGCAAAAAGCCCGCGCCAAGGGCGCGGGGGGCCCGGCGCTGCTCACCGGCGAGGTGGCCTTCCGCACCTCCGATTCGGTGCGGCTGTTTGTGAAGGTTTCGGGCCGGGGCGTGCCGTGCGTGTTTGTGCACGGCGGGCCGGGCGCGGGTAGCTACGCCTTCGAGCAGCTGGCTGGCCGGGCCCTGGAAGGCCAGCTGCAAATGATTTACCTCGACCAGCGCGGCAGCGGCCGCTCGGCCAGCGCCCCCGGCCACAACTACCGCCTGGCCCGCCAGGTGCAGGACCTGGAGGAGCTGCGCATTCGGTTGGGCCTCAAGCAGTGGGTGCTGCTGGCGCACTCCTTCGGCGGCGTCATCGCCACGGCCTATGCCCAGCGCTACCCGGCCCGGGTACAGGCCCTCATCCTGGCCAACGCCGTGCTGAACCCCTCGGCCTCGCTGGCCAGCATGGTGCATTATGGCGACAGCCTGCTGCCCGCCGCGGCCCGCCCCCAGCTGCCGGCGGGCGCGCCGCTGCCCCAGCAGCTGGGCCTGGTGATGCAGGCCCTGGGCCAGCAGAACCTCCTCTACCAGCTGCAATACGCCGCCGATACCACGGCGGCCCGCGCCGGCCGCGTGGCGCGCCAGGTGCCCGGCAACCAGGACTTTGCGGCCCACGTGTTCGACTTTCCGGAGTACGGGCAGGACTACGCGCCCGCCACGGCGGCCCTGGCCATGCCCGTGCTGGTGCTGGCCGGGCACGACGACTACACAGCGGGGCCCCGGCACTACCGCTCGTTCCGGTTTCCGCGCCAGCAAGTGGTGGTGCTGCCCGGCCGCCACAACTCCCTGATTGAGCAGCCCGCGGCAACCCAGCGGGCGGTGCGCACCTTTGCGGCGGCGCTGCCCGTGCGCTAG
- a CDS encoding LytR/AlgR family response regulator transcription factor, producing MLRALLVEDEPLAARRLAALLHKLPEPFEILGPAESVAQAVALLQAGPAPDVLFLDIHLADGLSFELFEQVAVTCPVIFTTAYDQYALRAFKVNSVDYLLKPIDEEELRGAVAKLRQRLAPPAAGAPAPAAPLLDAAALAQLVQQLRQPAPAASYKTQFVVRVGEHLKVVPVEQVAYFFSLEKATFLQTAEGRKYVVDYTMEQLEALLDPARFFRLNRAYLVQQVAIHDIIHYTNSRLQTVLKPAAPDAQVLVSREKVNLFKSWLDR from the coding sequence ATGCTTCGCGCTTTACTCGTTGAGGACGAGCCGCTGGCCGCCCGCCGCCTGGCCGCGCTGCTCCACAAACTGCCCGAGCCGTTCGAGATTCTGGGGCCCGCCGAGTCGGTGGCGCAGGCCGTGGCCCTGCTGCAAGCCGGCCCCGCGCCCGACGTGCTCTTCCTCGATATTCACCTGGCCGACGGCCTCAGCTTCGAGCTGTTCGAGCAGGTGGCGGTGACGTGCCCGGTCATTTTCACCACCGCCTACGACCAGTATGCCCTGCGCGCCTTCAAGGTAAACAGCGTGGACTACCTCCTCAAGCCCATCGACGAGGAGGAACTGCGCGGCGCCGTGGCCAAGCTGCGCCAGCGCCTGGCTCCGCCCGCCGCCGGGGCCCCCGCGCCCGCCGCGCCGCTGCTCGACGCCGCTGCCCTAGCCCAGCTGGTGCAGCAGCTGCGCCAGCCCGCGCCCGCGGCCAGCTACAAAACGCAGTTTGTGGTGCGGGTGGGCGAGCACCTCAAAGTGGTGCCCGTCGAGCAGGTGGCGTATTTTTTCAGCCTCGAAAAAGCCACTTTCCTCCAAACCGCCGAGGGCCGCAAGTACGTGGTCGACTACACGATGGAGCAGCTCGAAGCCCTGCTCGACCCGGCCCGGTTCTTCCGCCTCAACCGCGCCTACCTGGTCCAGCAGGTTGCCATCCACGACATCATCCACTACACCAACTCGCGCCTGCAAACCGTGCTAAAACCCGCCGCCCCCGACGCCCAGGTACTGGTGAGCCGCGAAAAAGTCAACCTGTTCAAAAGTTGGCTGGATCGGTAG
- a CDS encoding sensor histidine kinase, which yields MPASPPLRDRRLVLGGLVLISLVMTLASGQWAFQSALHFSVTWGCSLLYTLVLGLGNREIWRQLQRRYPHVAQTRRRLWYLGLGSVAYTSVATVAVTLGLAWAQPGVNASPRALLLIAAINLVPTLVGQLIYESRHSFQQWQENQRRADQLAQAQTQAQLDALAQQLDPHFLFNSLNTLAALIDPANALAQQYLEGLADVYRYVLLAHDRPTVPLAEELAFVRTYVALQKVRFRDNVQVCYDVPPGALARRVAPLSVQLLVENALKHNEASRARPLHLRLVADTAAGALRVENTWQPRPAGLAPGTGLGLANVRRRYALLGAPQPVEVAQEGGTFAVTLPLLDA from the coding sequence TTGCCCGCTTCTCCCCCGCTTCGTGACCGCCGCCTGGTGCTGGGCGGGCTCGTGCTCATCAGCCTGGTGATGACGCTGGCCAGCGGCCAATGGGCGTTTCAATCGGCTCTACATTTTAGCGTTACCTGGGGCTGCTCGCTGCTCTATACGCTGGTGCTAGGCCTGGGCAACCGCGAAATCTGGCGGCAGCTGCAACGGCGCTACCCACACGTGGCCCAGACGCGGCGGCGGCTGTGGTACCTGGGGCTGGGCAGCGTGGCCTACACCAGCGTAGCCACGGTGGCCGTCACGCTGGGGCTGGCCTGGGCGCAGCCGGGCGTCAATGCCTCGCCGCGGGCGCTGCTGCTCATCGCGGCCATCAACCTGGTGCCCACGCTGGTGGGGCAGCTCATCTACGAAAGCCGCCACTCGTTTCAGCAGTGGCAGGAAAACCAGCGCCGCGCCGACCAGCTCGCCCAGGCCCAAACCCAGGCCCAGCTCGACGCCCTGGCTCAGCAGCTCGACCCGCACTTTCTGTTCAACTCCCTGAACACGCTGGCCGCCCTCATCGACCCCGCCAACGCCCTCGCCCAGCAGTACCTGGAAGGCCTGGCGGATGTGTACCGCTACGTGCTGCTGGCCCACGACCGCCCCACCGTGCCGCTGGCCGAGGAGCTGGCCTTCGTGCGCACCTACGTGGCGCTGCAAAAGGTGCGGTTTCGGGACAACGTGCAGGTGTGCTACGACGTACCGCCCGGGGCCCTGGCCCGCCGCGTGGCCCCGCTCAGCGTGCAGCTGTTGGTAGAGAACGCGCTGAAACACAACGAGGCTTCGCGGGCCCGCCCGCTGCACCTGCGCCTGGTGGCCGATACCGCCGCCGGGGCCCTGCGCGTGGAAAATACCTGGCAGCCCCGCCCCGCCGGTCTGGCCCCCGGCACCGGCCTGGGCCTGGCCAACGTGCGCCGCCGCTACGCCCTGCTGGGGGCCCCGCAGCCGGTGGAAGTCGCGCAGGAAGGCGGCACTTTTGCCGTCACGCTGCCCCTACTCGACGCTTGA
- a CDS encoding LytR/AlgR family response regulator transcription factor yields the protein MTVLILEDEYPAAERLQRLLAQAAPGAQVLAVLDTVAGALAWLGAHPAPGLILSDIQLADGLSLDVFAQTLVRSPVIFTTAYDQYALQAFRANGIDYLLKPLKLAELQAALAKLPAGPEAAAGAPASFNIERLLDALPRPQRPHKTRFLVRQGETLLPLPTADVAWCQSRHDTTTLATHDGRRFVVDYTLEQLEALLDPAQFCRLNRQLIAQLPAVRRLVPHFGGKLLVALHPAPTDEIVVSKERAGAIKTWLEG from the coding sequence TTGACCGTTCTCATCCTCGAAGACGAGTACCCCGCCGCCGAGCGCTTGCAGCGGCTGCTAGCCCAGGCCGCACCCGGGGCCCAGGTGCTGGCCGTGCTCGATACCGTGGCCGGGGCCCTGGCCTGGCTGGGGGCCCACCCCGCGCCCGGCCTCATCCTCAGCGACATCCAGCTAGCCGACGGCCTCAGCCTCGACGTGTTTGCCCAGACCCTGGTGCGCAGCCCGGTCATCTTCACCACCGCCTACGACCAGTACGCCCTGCAAGCCTTCCGCGCCAACGGCATCGATTACCTGCTGAAACCCCTCAAGCTGGCCGAGCTGCAAGCCGCCCTGGCCAAGCTGCCCGCGGGGCCCGAAGCGGCGGCCGGGGCCCCTGCCTCGTTCAACATCGAGCGCCTGCTCGACGCCCTGCCCCGCCCCCAGCGGCCCCACAAAACGCGGTTTCTGGTGCGCCAGGGCGAAACCCTGCTGCCCCTGCCCACCGCCGACGTGGCCTGGTGCCAGAGCCGCCACGACACCACCACGCTGGCCACCCACGACGGCCGCCGCTTCGTGGTAGACTACACGCTAGAGCAGCTCGAAGCCCTGCTCGACCCGGCCCAGTTTTGCCGGCTCAACCGCCAGCTCATCGCCCAGCTGCCGGCCGTGCGCCGGCTGGTGCCCCACTTCGGCGGCAAGCTGCTGGTGGCCCTGCACCCCGCCCCCACCGACGAGATTGTGGTGAGCAAGGAGCGCGCCGGGGCCATCAAAACCTGGCTGGAGGGCTAA
- a CDS encoding ABA4-like family protein: MPTPDFLFSLANPAALLSWALLMLAPRSRFAKALVLNGALPLGLAAAYAALIAAHYLGPHGGEGGFGSLAQVAALFRDPWALLTGWVHYLCFDLFTGAWEARDAQRRGLPHALVVPALALTFLFGPVGLLLYFGLRGLWARKAKTASSSIN, encoded by the coding sequence ATGCCCACGCCCGATTTCCTGTTTTCGCTGGCCAACCCCGCCGCCCTGCTCAGCTGGGCCCTGCTGATGCTGGCCCCGCGCAGCCGCTTCGCTAAGGCGCTGGTGCTCAATGGGGCCCTGCCGCTGGGGCTGGCCGCGGCCTACGCGGCGCTCATCGCGGCGCACTACCTGGGGCCCCACGGCGGCGAGGGCGGCTTCGGGTCGCTGGCGCAGGTGGCGGCCTTGTTCCGCGACCCGTGGGCGCTGCTGACGGGCTGGGTGCACTACCTCTGCTTCGATCTTTTTACCGGCGCTTGGGAAGCGCGCGATGCCCAGCGCCGCGGCCTGCCGCACGCGCTGGTGGTGCCGGCGCTGGCCCTCACGTTCCTGTTCGGGCCGGTGGGGCTGCTGCTGTACTTCGGGTTGCGCGGGCTGTGGGCCCGGAAAGCCAAAACTGCTTCTTCGTCAATTAATTAA
- a CDS encoding Uma2 family endonuclease: protein MDVIKLKTPVLDRLTDAEFYEFCQDHRDLRIERGTDHQITIMPSASSETGATNSEINYQLAHWNRQHALGKTFDSSAGFTLSTGAMLSPDASWVAQARWDALAADDRRGFARLCPDFVAELLSPSDRLTDTMRKMEH from the coding sequence ATGGACGTTATCAAGCTCAAAACCCCAGTCCTGGACCGCCTCACTGATGCAGAATTCTACGAGTTCTGCCAGGACCACCGCGACTTGCGCATCGAGCGCGGCACCGACCACCAAATCACCATTATGCCTTCCGCCAGCTCTGAAACCGGCGCTACCAATAGCGAAATCAACTATCAGCTGGCCCACTGGAACCGCCAGCACGCGTTAGGAAAAACCTTCGATTCGTCAGCCGGCTTCACACTTTCCACCGGGGCCATGCTCTCGCCCGATGCCAGCTGGGTGGCCCAGGCGCGCTGGGACGCGCTGGCGGCCGACGACCGGCGCGGATTCGCCCGCCTCTGCCCCGACTTTGTAGCCGAGCTACTCTCGCCCTCCGACCGCCTCACCGACACGATGCGCAAGATGGAGCACTAG
- a CDS encoding TonB-dependent receptor, with translation MLDFAHLGVGPVLGPHHRVQPLPEWIEGPRKQRVAGQPLSGANVFLKSTFDGASTDSLGRFRFSTGHAAGALPLVVRLIGFEPLELTVVLGRGPLRRGWSLNTGLALTHDDNDVRPGALAVRDVEQPAVARLVLTNDSASTWFNLKIGAEGLAQRYRQTYRPAAAAPGTPGAPSVLCTGFDEQRVAGFAESELVLNHRLAGRAGARAEYSALLRQWNAAPRLVLAYRLGPHGQLTAAAGYFYQTPANDLLSFTHNLGFERAQHVQLSYARSAAGRTLRGEVYQKSYAQLVTYDPANFYAAGAYRNGGQGYARGFDLFWRDRRSGPPPRLLGELRLPRHRALVPRRPRAHLRRPLRPRRGGQVLGAEAAHAVRGYRRLQQPPRLLRPQPTRLQPGPHPQLPGPEPERQLPHPPAGPVHHRERGRQQRAGSRQHLRLPLRRRPRR, from the coding sequence TTGCTCGATTTCGCGCACCTCGGGGTGGGCCCCGTACTTGGGCCGCACCACCGCGTTCAGCCACTGCCCGAGTGGATTGAGGGGCCGCGCAAACAGCGCGTCGCCGGCCAGCCCCTATCCGGGGCCAACGTCTTCCTGAAATCAACCTTCGATGGGGCCAGCACCGATTCGCTCGGGCGCTTCCGCTTCAGCACCGGGCACGCCGCTGGGGCCCTGCCGCTGGTGGTGCGGCTCATCGGGTTTGAGCCCTTGGAGCTGACCGTGGTGCTGGGCCGGGGGCCCCTGCGCCGCGGCTGGAGCCTGAACACCGGCCTGGCCCTGACCCACGACGACAACGACGTGCGCCCCGGCGCCCTGGCCGTGCGCGACGTGGAGCAGCCGGCCGTGGCCCGCCTCGTGCTTACTAACGACTCGGCCAGCACCTGGTTCAACCTGAAAATCGGCGCCGAAGGCCTGGCCCAGCGCTACCGCCAAACCTACCGGCCCGCCGCCGCCGCCCCCGGCACCCCGGGGGCCCCCAGCGTCCTGTGCACGGGTTTCGATGAGCAGCGCGTGGCCGGTTTTGCCGAGAGCGAGCTGGTGCTGAACCACCGCCTGGCCGGCCGCGCCGGGGCCCGCGCCGAGTATTCGGCCCTGCTCAGGCAGTGGAACGCCGCCCCGCGCCTGGTCCTGGCCTACCGCCTGGGGCCCCACGGCCAGCTGACGGCCGCCGCCGGCTACTTCTACCAAACGCCTGCCAACGACCTGCTCAGCTTCACGCACAATTTGGGCTTCGAGCGCGCCCAGCACGTGCAGCTCAGCTACGCGCGCAGCGCCGCCGGCCGCACGCTGCGGGGCGAAGTGTACCAGAAAAGCTACGCCCAGCTGGTGACCTACGACCCGGCCAATTTCTACGCCGCCGGCGCCTACCGCAACGGCGGCCAGGGCTACGCCCGGGGCTTCGACCTGTTCTGGCGCGACCGCCGCAGCGGGCCCCCGCCTCGACTACTGGGTGAGCTACGGCTACCTCGCCACCGTGCGCTAGTACCGCGCCGACCCCGTGCCCACCTTCGCCGCCCGCTACGCCCTAGGCGTGGTGGCCAAGTACTGGGTGCCGAAGCTGCACACGCAGTTCGGGGCTACCGCCGCCTACAACAGCCCCCGCGCCTACTACGACCCCAACCAACCCGGCTACAACCAGGCCCGCACCCCCAGCTACCAGGACCTGAGCCTGAGCGCCAGCTACCTCACCCACCTGCTGGGCCAGTACATCATCGTGAACGTGGCCGCCAGCAACGTGCTGGGTCGCGCCAACACCTACGGCTACCGCTACGCCGCCGCCCCCGACGCTAG
- a CDS encoding methyltransferase family protein, producing the protein MPLLFLLVYAGWFLSEILLNRLLRSSGTDQPHADKHSLGLIWATLIGAINLAVYLADHYRWPVGPQRLVPALGLALVVLGVVLRLLVIRSLGRFFTVDVTIREGHQLKTDGFYAYLRHPSYAASLLSFVGFGLSLNNWPALFVVTTATLAAFSYRIWVEEAVLARQFGAAYRAYQKRTKRLIPALY; encoded by the coding sequence ATGCCCCTGCTGTTTCTTCTCGTTTACGCCGGCTGGTTCTTGTCAGAAATTCTGCTCAACCGCCTGCTGCGCTCCTCGGGCACCGACCAGCCCCACGCCGACAAGCACTCACTGGGCCTGATTTGGGCCACGCTCATCGGCGCAATCAACCTGGCCGTGTACCTGGCGGACCACTACCGCTGGCCGGTGGGCCCGCAGCGCCTGGTGCCCGCGCTGGGGCTGGCCCTCGTGGTGCTGGGCGTGGTGCTGCGGCTGTTGGTTATCCGGTCGCTGGGCCGGTTTTTTACGGTCGACGTCACCATTCGGGAAGGCCACCAACTGAAGACGGACGGTTTTTACGCCTACCTGCGCCACCCTTCCTACGCGGCCTCTTTGCTGTCGTTCGTCGGCTTTGGCCTTTCGCTCAACAACTGGCCGGCGCTATTCGTGGTTACCACCGCCACCCTGGCTGCCTTCAGCTACCGCATCTGGGTCGAAGAAGCGGTGCTGGCCCGGCAGTTTGGCGCCGCGTACCGCGCGTATCAGAAGCGCACGAAACGGCTGATTCCCGCCCTTTACTGA
- a CDS encoding sensor histidine kinase yields MAHSLVAPPAVPLPLPPPAPPYSPPYADAAPPGTPWVTTVARSNVRAFGRVLGWIMLACAVTALLFAPPPWRDPLGYTVSFGIAFCYAAGLWFANAYTADLLNLRTGWSEQPIRRLLLTVGTSFLASLLVIVLVGELSAVLLFHRPLGYTLRHQFFANSAMPLLTTVVISLFMHSRSFLLAWREATVRAERLEKESAVARLDSLRRQVDPHFLFNALNALTSLVEEADPARAVRFIRQLSSVYRYVLDSQSQELVPLAEELAFAEAYVFLQKTRLDEALQVELDVPPTGALAGLFLPPLALQLLLENALKHNTAYQADPLRLRVAVDAAAATLTVRNTRRPRRLAPGEASGRGLANLRARYVFFTDRPVAAGPVGEEFVVTLPLLKL; encoded by the coding sequence ATGGCTCACTCCCTCGTTGCTCCGCCCGCCGTGCCCTTGCCCCTGCCGCCGCCCGCCCCGCCGTATTCGCCGCCCTATGCCGATGCCGCCCCGCCCGGCACGCCCTGGGTGACGACTGTGGCGCGCTCCAATGTGCGGGCCTTTGGGCGGGTGCTGGGCTGGATAATGCTGGCCTGCGCGGTTACCGCCCTGCTGTTTGCGCCGCCGCCCTGGCGCGACCCGCTGGGCTACACCGTGTCGTTCGGCATCGCCTTTTGCTACGCGGCGGGGCTGTGGTTTGCCAACGCCTACACCGCCGACCTGCTGAACCTGCGCACCGGCTGGAGCGAGCAGCCCATCCGCCGCCTGCTGCTCACGGTGGGCACGTCGTTTCTGGCCTCGCTGCTGGTGATTGTGCTGGTGGGCGAGCTGTCGGCGGTGCTGCTGTTTCACCGGCCGCTGGGCTACACCCTGCGCCACCAGTTCTTCGCGAACTCGGCCATGCCGCTGCTCACCACGGTGGTTATTTCGCTCTTTATGCACTCGCGCTCCTTCCTGCTGGCCTGGCGCGAGGCCACCGTGCGGGCCGAGCGGCTGGAGAAGGAAAGCGCCGTGGCCCGGCTCGATTCGCTGCGCCGGCAGGTCGATCCGCACTTCCTCTTCAACGCGCTCAACGCCCTCACCAGCCTAGTAGAAGAGGCCGACCCGGCCCGTGCCGTGCGCTTCATCCGGCAGCTCAGCAGCGTGTACCGTTACGTGCTCGACAGCCAAAGCCAGGAGCTGGTGCCGCTGGCCGAAGAGCTGGCCTTCGCCGAAGCCTACGTATTTCTGCAAAAAACCCGCCTCGACGAGGCCCTGCAAGTGGAGCTTGATGTGCCGCCTACCGGGGCCCTGGCCGGCTTGTTCCTGCCGCCGCTGGCCCTGCAATTGCTGCTCGAAAACGCCCTCAAGCACAACACCGCCTACCAGGCCGATCCCCTGCGCCTGCGCGTGGCCGTGGACGCGGCCGCCGCTACCCTCACCGTGCGCAACACCCGGCGCCCCCGCCGCCTGGCCCCCGGCGAAGCCTCGGGCCGGGGCCTCGCCAACCTGCGCGCCCGCTACGTTTTCTTCACCGACCGGCCCGTGGCGGCGGGCCCCGTGGGCGAGGAGTTCGTCGTAACCTTGCCGCTGCTGAAGCTGTGA